In the genome of Aspergillus flavus chromosome 8, complete sequence, one region contains:
- a CDS encoding putative transporter: MRPSSFMGLCGSALNLAQLLLIVCPAFILFGYNQSNLGGLVSVTDFTNHFPRIDTVHTEGEQKSSNATIQGVVVATFTLGALFGCLSCSYTSDRFGRRIVILAGAILTVVGEVLEASSFQLAQLIIGRVILGAGVGMLSGTVPTWQSECSSSSNRGKHVVLDGLFISIGYILQAWINLGFYQVKTGSASWRAPIAIPIFFSLLLSLAILAMPESPRWLSQQGRMQEARSTLAALKGLSDDDASIIDELSAIERSLEQSGRTAASLGDMLKMGQDRLLYRFCLCILLQFYQQMSGGNLISVYSTVIFQEGLRMNSETSRILSGGTLTWKLLSCFAGFFAIDRFGRRFVLMVSGTGMATCMMGLAVATSFPHSNFGAQVASVFFIFLFNFFIPIGFLGANFLYCTEVAPTKLRVAMSSISTANHWLWNFAVTMITPVAINTIGYQYYIVFTCIGFCIPISVYFFYPETMGRSLEEIDLIFRNSPSVFSTVRYARENPHLALEHDLEHEKGEIRHEENVGESLGRSIPNLGQVIQCGLRREAMDAWVHHKTPTPE; this comes from the exons ATGAGACCATCATCATTCATGGGCCTTTGTGGAAGCGCTCTTAACTTAGCACAGCTTCTTCTAATCGTTTGTCCTGCTTTCATTCTATTCGGATACAATCAATCTAACCTGGGTGGATTGGTTTCGGTAACGGATTTCACGAATCACTTTCCTCGGATCGACACCGTGCACACGGAAGGAGAACAGAAGAGCTCAAATGCTACGATACAGGGTGTTGTGGTGGCAACCTTTACACTAGGAGCACTGTTTGGATGCCTTTCCTGTTCATATACCAGCGACAGGTTTGGGCGTCGTATAGTAATACTTGCAGGGGCCATCCTCACCGTGGTGGGGGAGGTCCTCGAAGCATCTTCGTTCCAACTAGCTCAGCTCATCATCGGTCGAGTGATCTTAGGTGCTGGCGTGGGGATGTTGAGTGGTACAGTGCCTACCTGGCAGAGCGAATGCTCTAGCTCCTCGAACCGCGGAAAGCACGTTGTTCTCGATGGGCTTTTCATCTCAATTGGATATATCCTTCAGGCTTGGATCAACTTAGGATTTTACCAAGTCAAAACTGGGTCAGCATCTTGGCGGGCACCTATTGCCATCCCAATCTTCTTTTCGCTTCTCTTAAGCCTTGCTATTTTGGCAATGCCAGAGTCCCCACGATGGCTGTCTCAACAAGGCCGCATGCAGGAAGCGCGAAGCACCCTTGCCGCGCTGAAGGGGCTCTCAGACGATGACGCGAGCATAATTGATGAATTATCCGCAATCGAACGGTCTTTGGAACAGTCCGGCCGCACCGCGGCATCGCTTGGTGATATGCTCAAGATGGGACAGGACCGACTTCTCTATCGCTTTTGCTTGTGTATCTTGTTGCAATTTTATCAACAAATGTCTGGGGGTAACCTGATATCCGTCTATTCCACGGTCATCTTCCAGGAGGGTCTTCGCATGAACTCTGAGACATCTCGAATCCTATCTGGAGGTACTTTGACCTGGAAGCTTCTCTCCTGCTTTGCTGGCTTCTTTGCCATCGATCGATTTGGACGACGGTTTGTGCTCATGGTGAGCGGCACAGGAATGGCGACTTGCATGATGGGGCTCGCCGTCGCGACATCGTTTCCACATTCGAATTTTGGCGCACAAGTCGCCAgtgtcttcttcattttcttatttaatttcttcatCCCGATTGGTTTCTTGGGTGCCAATTTCCTTTACTGTACCGAGGTTGCGCCCACGAAGCTGAGAGTAGCCATGTCGAGTATATCCACCGCTAACCATTGGCTGTG GAACTTCGCTGTCACGATGATTACCCCCGTAGCGATCAACACAATCGGGTATCAATACTACATTGTGTTTACCTGTATTGGATTCTGCATCCCGATCTCCGTCTACTTCTTTTATCCCGAG ACCATGGGTAGATCGCTCGAAGAAATTGACCTCATTTTTCGGAATAGTCCGTCGGTCTTTTCCACTGTCCGGTATGCGAGGGAAAATCCTCACCTGGCACTGGAGCACGACTTGGAGCATGAGAAGGGGGAGATCAGGCACGAAGAAAATGT AGGAGAGAGTCTTGGACGATCCATTCCCAATCTTGGCCAGGTCATTCAGTGCGGCCTCAGGCGTGAAGCTATGGATGCCTGGGTCCACCATAAAACCCCCACGCCGGAATAG
- a CDS encoding fungal-specific transcription factor domain-containing protein encodes MQVGESLCNTNTDLAFLHLAIGAACKHNREEFNGVMGGLTGLSGKESSVMDADRRYIEPTEELIQQLRQELESARAQLQLFSAREEGLQETIVSQNKEIEHLRELLTASRTGGYTQHGGERAGNGSVVAHLGRLVLGDGNSEFFAGSTTGVHFVLSAQQLYQTTFSSQEHFPECLFRLHILRHKELPVALEQNISIASCLENGQLTSSNIFEPLRNHLRNVGVVAVRKAFDKYQQCWGILYPVLLSKQFLDTFDATINDAWTTPLEPHLRIPFLLQVYALMALDNVDSSTTATEIVPLPYHLDTILSNLLGQMPCRGDISSLQGLILYLLYLQMTSQHSLAIRTCGMIVRLAQSLGLHRHTRRFKHTPGESELRRRLWWSVYVLDVQSSILYGLPRNIQAADTDTDLPTNTDYDDMHSDQLSYPLPGETTHIEPFLQYVNLAQILSRCLEQMYTTTNRRGGVDKIHRLQRELDVWKQDVQSSLPNIARTSELIQMILHNKENTTTAYKSVGLHDFISLWLFILGELATMLIHRPALTFGQQEPQFADSLRACKEATTHLILAFELASDASFVPGIWPSGHHLIFQSGLMLLYDRWFQNPIQSPGISSEPDTLPKFIHIAITLLSRSAAYLDERNPFARHRPIFTIFVREH; translated from the exons ATGCAAGTGGGTGAATCCCTCTGCAACACCAACACTGACCTTGCCTTCCTTCACCTAGCGATCGGTGCCGCGTGTAAGCACAACAGAGAAGAATTCAATGGTGTTATGGGAGGTCTGACGGGACTTTCAGGAAAAGAGTCAAGTGTGATGGACGCCGACCGAAG GTACATTGAGCCCACCGAAGAACTCATCCAACAACTCAGGCAAGAGCTGGAGTCAGCTCGAGCCCAGCTGCAACTTTTCTCAGCACGAGAAGAGGGGCTCCAGGAGACTATTGTGTCGCAGAACAAAGAGATCGAACATCTGAGGGAGCTTCTTACAGCATCTCGCACTGGTGGCTACACCCAGCATGGAGGAGAGAGAGCCGGTAATGGCTCCGTGGTGGCACACCTTGGACGACTGGTCTTGGGTGATGGCAACTCTGAGTTCTTTGCAGGTTCTACGACAGGAGTTCATTTTGTTCTCTCGGCTCAGCAGCTATATCAGActactttctcttcccaggaGCACTTTCCCGAATGTTTGTTTCGCCTGCACATCCTGCGGCATAAAGAATTGCCCGTGGCTTTGGAACAAAACATAAGCATTGCAAGTTGTTTGGAGAACGGTCAACTCACTTCGAGCAATATCTTTGAGCCCCTACGTAATCACCTCCGTAATGTTGGGGTGGTTGCTGTCCGCAAGGCATTTGACAAGTACCAACAATGTTGGGGAATTCTATATCCTGTATTGTTGTCAAAACAGTTCCTCGACACTTTTGATGCCACGATTAATGATGCGTGGACCACACCTCTTGAACCGCATCTCAGGATAccatttctccttcaggTGTATGCCTTAATGGCGCTTGACAACGTCGATAGCAGTACTACCGCAACTGAAATAGTGCCCTTGCCTTATCACCTGGACACCATACTGAGCAACCTACTTGGCCAGATGCCCTGCCGAGGAGATATTTCCAGTCTCCAAGGCTTAATTCTTTACCTTCTCTATCTGCAGATGACATCGCAGCACTCATTAGCAATACGGACCTGTGGTATGATCGTAAGGCTAGCGCAGTCGCTCGGACTTCATCGACACACCAGACGATTTAAACACACACCCGGTGAAAGTGAGTTGCGAAGGCGGTTATGGTGGTCTGTATATGTGCTTGACGT ACAATCAAGCATCTTATATGGTCTACCCAGAAACATACAAGCAGCAGACACAGATACCGATCTCCCTACCAATACCGACTATGATGACATGCATAGCGATCAGCTGTCGTATCCGTTACCTGGAGAAACTACCCATATCGAGCCATTTCTCCAGTATGTGAATCTCGCACAAATTCTGTCCAGATGTCTAGAACAAATGTATACAACGACCAACCGAAGAGGTGGAGTAGACAAGATCCATCGACTTCAACGCGAACTTGATGTCTGGAAACAAGATGTTCAATCAAGTTTACCCAACATCGCACGCACTAGTGAACTTATTCAGATGATATTGcataacaaagaaaatactACCACTGCCTACAAGTCTGTTGGCCTCCATGATTTTATTTCTCTATGGTTATTCATCCTTGGAGAACTAGCCACCATGCTTATCCACCGTCCCGCATTGACCTTTGGTCAACAAGAACCACAATTCGCCGATAGTCTGCGCGCTTGCAAGGAAGCAACGACACACCTCATCCTAGCATTCGAATTAGCCTCAGATGCGTCATTCGTACCCGGCATATGGCCATCTGGTCACCATCTCATTTTCCAGAGTGGACTGATGCTTCTCTACGACCGGTGGTTTCAAAATCCAATCCAGTCGCCTGGTATTTCATCAGAACCAGATACCCTCCCCAAATTCATTCATATCGCCATTACTCTTCTGTCGAGATCAGCTGCGTACCTGGACGAAAGA AATCCCTTCGCCAGACATCGTCCTATCTTCACTATCTTTGTACGCGAACATTAG
- a CDS encoding putative integral membrane protein, Mpv17/PMP22 family, translated as MFSWYQRSLIQRPVLTQSLTTACLFAVGDGLAQQGVEKKGIARHDVTRTARMALYGGAVFGPVATKWFQFLQNRINLGSPGKTLVARVATDQLVCAPTMIGVFLSSMSLMEGGDPRDKLKKTYWEALRTNWTIWPALQTVNLYLVPLQYRVLTVNVFNIGWNCFLSFLNNADNVENVELQEIPAL; from the exons ATGTTCAGTTG GTATCAACGAAGCTTAATCCAGCGCCCCGTCCTGACCCAAAGTTTAACGACGGCG TGCCTCTTCGCCGTGGGAGACGGTCTAGCGCAGCAAGGGgtagagaagaaaggcaTTGCTCGTCATGATGTAACCCGTACTGCCCGCATGGCACTCTACGGCGGAG CTGTGTTCGGTCCGGTTGCCACAAAATGGTTTCAATTCCTGCAGAACCGAATCAATCTCGGCAGCCCGGGGAAAACCCTCGTGGCTCGCGTGGCCACGGACCAGTTAGTCTGTGCTCCGACCATGATCGGCGTCTTCCTCTCTAGCATGTCCCTGATGGAAGGAGGTGATCCGAGGGACAAGCTGAAAAAGACGTATTGGGAAGCCCTCCGGACCAACTGGACGATCTGGCCCGCCCTGCAAACCGTGAATCTGTATCTTGTACCGTTGCAGTACCGAGTACTGACGGTCAATGTATTCAATATCG GGTGGAATTgcttcttgagcttcttgaacAATGCCGATAATGTCGAGAATGTCGAGCTTCAAGAGATACCTGCTCTCTGA